One genomic region from Osmerus mordax isolate fOsmMor3 chromosome 4, fOsmMor3.pri, whole genome shotgun sequence encodes:
- the hgfb gene encoding hepatocyte growth factor produces MWIYKIVFSLFIVGCSEGKSRRNALQDYQRSDDVLLVVLSGDPSFPTKTRKLSLVKCAKGCSRNKRMSFPCRAFLYDHKNRKCQWLSFDRNSPGVQSQQDFNYQLYQKKDYVQECVVGAGLGYKGRTSVTVSGVKCQAWASPIPHEHNFLPRRNKKKDLRENFCRNPDNSSSGPWCFTSDPSLRHQRCGIPQCSQVECVSCNGESYRGPMDHTESGRECQRWDLQERHKHLFHPKRYPDKGLDDNYCRNPDGRHRPWCFTLDPHTPWEYCNIRACDLDVIPQVEVTTKCFRGRGDGYRGTVGVTPSGVTCQRWDSQYPHNHTYTPQDYRCKDLRENYCRNPDGQDLPWCFTSDPNIRTAFCTNILRCDTKSIQPDDCYEGRGESYRGETSRTRSGLSCAPWRDHSSRGERDAAPLIASKDGSFCRNPDKDQHGPWCYTNSSVLSWDYCMVKPCESSQNSIPPLGEVSTVSCFIHKRTRIVGGAPVAIADGSWMVSIQKGGSHWCGGSLIRDQWVLTDRQCFASCVPDISEYRVWLGVSDLSEAGPDRSKRQEVRIAHVVCGPEGSNLALIRLAKPALPADKVHTIQLPVAGCSISEGAICSMYGWGETKGTGHEGVLKEVYLPVVGNERCRQQHRGSMHINHSRICAGGNRDEGVCERDYGGPLVCLDGESRVIVGVSVNGRGCARANRPGIFINVPFYTQWIYKVFKYYPDPLEIN; encoded by the exons ATGTGGATTTACAAAATTGTTTTTAGCCTCTTCATTGTGGGTTGTTCAG agggcaAAAGCAGGAGGAATGCATTACAGGACTACCAGAGAAGCGACGACGTCCTATTGGTGGTCCTCTCCGGTGACCCTTCTTTCCCAACTAAAACCAGGAAGTTGAGCTTGGTCAAGTGTGCCAAGGGCTGCAGCCGAAACAAGAGGATGTCCTTCCCCTGCAG agCGTTCCTCTACGATCATAAAAACAGGAAATGCCAATGGCTCTCCTTCGACAGGAACTCACCAGGAGTCCAGAGCCAACAGGACTTCAACTACCAACTGTACCAGAAGAAAG actacgtgcaggagtgtgtggtgggggcGGGGCTCGGCTACAAGGGTCGGACGTCAGTGACAGTGAGCGGAGTCAAGTGCCAAGCATGGGCCTCTCCCATCCCCCATGAACACAA CTTCCTTCCCAGGAGGAACAAGAAGAAGGACTTGCGAGAGAACTTCTGCCGTAACCCTGACAACTCCAGCTCTGGACCCTGGTGcttcacctctgaccccagtCTGAGACACCAGCGGTGTGGAATACCTCAGTGCTCCCagg TGGAGTGCGTGAGCTGTAATGGGGAGAGCTACAGAGGGCCGATGGACCACACAGAGAGCGGACGAGAGTGTCAGCGTTGGGACCTCCAGGAGCGCCACAAACACCTTTTCCACCccaagag GTATCCTGACAAAGGCCTGGATGATAACTACTGTAGGAACCCTGATGGACGGCATAGGCCCTGGTGCTTCACTCTGGACCCGCACACGCCCTGGGAGTACTGCAACATCAGGgcctgtg ACCTAGACGTCATCCCTCAGGTGGAGGTGACCACCAAGTGCTTCCGTGGTCGAGGGGACGGGTACAGGGGCACGGTGGGCGTGACGCCGAGCGGAGTGACATGTCAACGCTGGGACTCCCAGTACCCCCAcaaccacacctacacaccccaAGACTACCGCTGCAA AGATCTGAGAGAGAACTACTGTCGGAACCCTGATGGACAAGATCTCCCATGGTGCTTCACTTCCGACCCTAACATCAGGACAGCGTTCTGTACCAACATACTCCGCTGTGACACCAAGAGCATCCAGCCTGATG ACTGctatgaggggagaggagagagctacaGAGGGGAGACCTCCAGGACCAGATCAGGCCTGTCCTGTGCTCCATGGAGAGACCACAGCAGCAG aggggAAAGAGATGCTGCTCCATTGATTGCAAGCAAGGATGGGAGCTTCTGCAGGAACCCAGATAAAGACCAGCATGGGCCCTGGTGCTACACCAACAGCTCTGTCCTCTCCTGGGACTACTGCATGGTCAAACCAT GTGAATCATCCCAGAACAGCATCCCTCctctgg GGGAGGTGTCCACCGTGTCCTGCTTCATCCACAAGAGGACCCGGATCGTGGGCGGAGCTCCCGTGGCCATCGCTGACGGCAGCTGGATGGTCAGCATACAGAAAGG GGGCTCTCACTGGTGCGGAGGCTCCCTCATACGAGATCAGTGGGTGCTCACCGACAGACAGTGCTTCGCCTCATG TGTCCCTGATATCAGTGAGTACCGTGTATGGCTGGGCGTGTCCGACCTCAGCGAGGCAGGCCCTGATAGGTCCAAGAGACAGGAAGTACGCATCGCTCATGTGGTCTGTGGTCCGGAGGGCTCCAACCTGGCCCTCATTCGGCTGGCCAA GCCAGCGCTTCCTGCAGACAAGGTCCACACCATTCAGCTGCCTGTGGCTGGCTGCTCCATCTCCGAAGGGGCGATCTGTAGCATGTACGGATGGGGAGAAACCAAAG GGACGGGCCACGAGGGAGTGTTGAAGGAGGTTTACCTGCCTGTGGTCGGCAACGAGAGGTGCCGACAGCAGCACAGGGGCAGTATGCACATCAACCACTCCCGGATCTGCGCCGGGGGCAACAGGGAcgagggggtgtgtgag AGGGACTACGGGGGCCCCTTGGTATGTCTGGACGGCGAGAGCAGGGTGATCGTGGGCGTGAGCGTCAACGGGCGAGGCTGTGCCCGCGCCAACCGACCGGGCATCTTCATCAACGTGCCCTTTTATACCCAGTGGATCTACAAGGTCTTCAAGTACTACCCTGACCCTCTGGAGATCAACTAG